TTCCGGGTAGTGGCTGGAAGCGTGGCCAAGGAACGCGATGCGGCGGCAGCCCTGCTGCAGCAGGTGGGTGGTGATGTCGTGCCCACCCTGGAAGTTGTCGCTGCCGATCGACACGCCGGGCTGGCCGGGCAGGGCCGCACCCCAGCGCACGAAGTGCGTGCCCTGTTCGACCAGCCGCTGCAGGCGGTCGCGCGACTCGTGGTAGTCGCCGTAGCCGAGCAGGATGATGCCGTCGGCCTTGTTGCTGTCCTCGTAATCGGCCTGCCAGTCGGTGGACAGCTGCTGGAACGACACCAGCAGGTCCTGCCCGTGCAGGGCGCAGGCACGGGTGATCGAGCCGAGCATCGAATGGAAGAACGGGTTGATCAGCGAGTCGTCGTTGGTCGGGTCTTCGAAGAACAGCAGGGCCAGCGTGCCGGCATTGCGCAGGCGCAGGCTGGAGGCGTTCTTGTCGACCTTGTAGTTCAGCTCGCGGGCGATGCGCAGGATGCGCTCGCGGGTCTCGGCGTTGACCATCGGGCTGCCGCGCAGGGCCCGCGACACGGTCGGCTGGGAGACCCCGGCCAGGTGGGCGATGTCCAGGGAGGTGGCTTTGCCTTTGATGGTCATGGGCGAACGGCAGGGGGCAGGTGGAAGGTGCCCGGGCATGATGCCATGGGCAGACGCGAATGCCCTTGCAGGCGTCCGTCGGGGCGACGCTAAGTCATTGCCGTACAAAGAAATCAGTCTGAGCCTTGGCTGCGGTCAGGGACTTCTGACCCGGCGGATGGCGGCGGCAATGCTAAGATGCATCGTTCTCGCATTCCCCCAAATTTCACCAGGGGCGGCCCAGCGTACTGCACCCCTGCCTGGGGCTGTGCTATCACTGGCGGTCTGCCCTTGGACAACGGACGAAGGTACCTATGGCGCGCGGCATCAACAAAGTCATCCTGGTCGGCAATCTCGGCAACGACCCGGACGTGAAGTACACCCAGAGCGGCATGGCGATCACCCGCATCAGCCTGGCCACCACCAGCGTCCGCAAGGACAAGGATGGCAACCAGCAGGAGCGCACCGAATGGCACCGTGTGGTGTTCTTCGGCAAGCTCGGCGAGATCGCCGGCGAATACCTGCGCAAGGGCAGTTCGGTCTACGTTGAAGGCAGCCTGCGTTACGACAAATACACCGGCCAGGACGGCGTGGAGAAGTACTCCACCGATATCGTCGCCGACGAAATGCAGATGCTGGGCGGCCGCGGTGAAGGCGGCGGTGGTGGCGGTGGCGGCAACTACGGCGGCGATCGCCCGCAGCGCCAGCAGGCCCCGCGCCAGGAGTACGGCGGCGGTGGCGGCGGCCAGCGTGGCGGCCAGGGCGGTGGCTATGGCAACCAGGGCGGCAACCAGGGCGGCGGTTACGGCAACCAGGGTGGCGGTTACGGCAACCAGGGTGGCAACCAGCGCCCGCAGCCGCAGCAGGCGCCGCCGATGGACGACTTCGCTGACGACGATATTCCGTTCTAGACCACACTTAGTAAAAAAAGTAGATATACGCAGAGGAGGAGCCCCGTAACTGGGGCTCCTCCTCTTTTTTTGTACGTTCCCAGGATGGCAAGAAATACGGCTATAGTCATACATACGTGAAATCAGGCGAGCAAGGGATGATGCCCAAGCTGTCGGTCCATGTGATGCAATACGGCGAGCGAGTTCCGATGCTCCACGACGAGTCGGGCCTTCCGCTGTTCTATCCCACGTTGTACGCGACCTCGCAGCTGCGAAATGCTGGCGTCTTG
This genomic interval from Stenotrophomonas sp. 57 contains the following:
- a CDS encoding LacI family DNA-binding transcriptional regulator, producing MTIKGKATSLDIAHLAGVSQPTVSRALRGSPMVNAETRERILRIARELNYKVDKNASSLRLRNAGTLALLFFEDPTNDDSLINPFFHSMLGSITRACALHGQDLLVSFQQLSTDWQADYEDSNKADGIILLGYGDYHESRDRLQRLVEQGTHFVRWGAALPGQPGVSIGSDNFQGGHDITTHLLQQGCRRIAFLGHASSHYPEFQERYRGHVAALQDHGLVAEPALQHDAITTEASGQDACQLLLARGEPIDAICAASDLIAIGAIRALREAGLRVPQDVAVTGFDDIPLAASVSPALTTVQQDTKQAGQLLVERLLALIGRQPVESQSIPVKLVVRESSLRR
- a CDS encoding single-stranded DNA-binding protein, whose protein sequence is MARGINKVILVGNLGNDPDVKYTQSGMAITRISLATTSVRKDKDGNQQERTEWHRVVFFGKLGEIAGEYLRKGSSVYVEGSLRYDKYTGQDGVEKYSTDIVADEMQMLGGRGEGGGGGGGGNYGGDRPQRQQAPRQEYGGGGGGQRGGQGGGYGNQGGNQGGGYGNQGGGYGNQGGNQRPQPQQAPPMDDFADDDIPF